The Dermacentor albipictus isolate Rhodes 1998 colony chromosome 2, USDA_Dalb.pri_finalv2, whole genome shotgun sequence genome has a segment encoding these proteins:
- the LOC139055927 gene encoding uncharacterized protein: protein MLRIYVISTMVECVNHFSYFGSYVISAVLLMSAGQELSMDYYQPAALQGTTLQHGRHRNVSEQSLDIDTSGLRTTTTWFEGQEAPLSSTSPLLSYIKAAKGQRPFSGRGESIGTMHLNNPLLFFIQAVLLMSAGQELSMDYYQHAALQGTTLQHGRHRNVSEQSLDIDTSGLRTTTTWFEGQEAPLPSTTPLLSYIKAAKGQRPFSGRGESIGTMHLNNPLLFFIQAVLLMSAGQELSMDYYQHAALQGTTLQHGRHRNVSEQSLDIDTSGLRTTTTWFEGQEAPLSSTSPLLGYIKAAKGQRPFSGHGESIGTMHLNNPLLFFIQVSDYRQIHSYRSNDPCLLILPCPRPLLAMLTNVYLCFVDIISCCGDIESNPGPSTDEMLKNIMHEIREIKATMSSSSQRLEDKLNSIDKKIDDVAVTVAEYTCKVDKLQTTVDHLNLKVDELENRSRRNNLILYGLQERKGEQHQTLEQEVSKKFLEDVLQIPNVKIERIHRLGRPCENKCRPVILKLVDGRDKTKILSNCGRLKGTPFSISEDFSPRVQLLRKRLWECTKQNRNNHDKVVLTYDKVRINGKLHRWDDTLNKAVPVSDK from the exons ATGCTTCGCATATACGTAATTTCAACAATGGTTGAGTGTGTCAACcattttagttacttcggatcgtaCGTTATCTCG GCCGTGCTTCTGATGAGTGCCGGTCAAGAATTGTCCATGGATTACTATCAACCTGCTGCTCTTCAAGGGACGACACTGCAGCATGGGCGCCATCGCAACGTCTCGGAACAATCTCTGGATATCGACACTTCGGGCCTGCGCACAACGACGACGTGGTTCGAAGGACAGGAAGCGCCCCTATCGTCTACGTCACCTCTGCTGAGCTACATAAAAGCAGCCAAGGGACAGCGACCGTTCAGTGGGCGTGGCGAAAGTATCGGGACAATGCATCTGAACAATCCGCTCTTGTTTTTCATCCAGGCCGTGCTTCTGATGAGTGCCGGTCAAGAATTGTCCATGGATTACTATCAACATGCTGCTCTTCAAGGGACGACACTGCAGCATGGGCGCCATCGCAACGTCTCGGAACAATCTCTGGATATCGACACTTCGGGCCTGCGCACAACGACGACGTGGTTCGAAGGACAGGAAGCGCCCCTACCGTCTACGACACCTCTGCTGAGCTACATAAAAGCAGCCAAGGGACAGCGACCGTTCAGTGGGCGTGGCGAAAGTATCGGGACAATGCATCTGAACAATCCGCTCTTGTTTTTCATCCAGGCCGTGCTTCTGATGAGTGCCGGTCAAGAATTGTCCATGGATTACTATCAACATGCTGCTCTTCAAGGGACGACACTGCAGCATGGGCGCCATCGCAACGTCTCGGAACAATCTCTGGATATCGACACTTCGGGCCTGCGCACAACGACGACGTGGTTCGAAGGACAGGAAGCGCCCCTATCTTCTACATCACCTCTGCTGGGCTACATAAAAGCAGCCAAGGGACAGCGACCGTtcagtgggcatggcgaaagtatCGGGACAATGCATCTGAACAATCCGCTCTTGTTTTTCATCCAGGTGAGCGACTATCGCCAAATTCACAGCTACCGTAGTAACGACCCTTGTCTGCTCATTTTGCCGTGCCCACGGCCGCTGCTCGCAATGTTGACGAATGTGTATTTGTGTTTTGTAGATATTATCTCATGTTGCGGGGATATTGAATCGAATCCGGGGCCGTCTACGgatgaaatgcttaaaaacataATGCATGAAATACGCGAGATCAAGGCAACCATGAGCTCTTCAAGCCAGCGGCTTGAAGATAAATTGAATTCTATTGACAAGAAAATTGATGATGTCGCAGTCACTGTCGCCGAATACACGTGTAAAGTTGATAAATTACAAACAACTGTCGATCATCTCAATCTTAAAGTGGACGAATTGGAAAACAGAAGCAGACGGAACAATTTAATTCTTTATGGGCTACAGGAAAGAAAGGGTGAGCAACACCAGACGTTAGAACAGGAAGTTTCTAAGAAATTCCTTGAGGACGTGCTACAAATTCCTAATGTTAAAATAGAGCGTATACATAGGCTTGGGAGGCCATGCGAAAACAAGTGCCGCCCAGTCATACTTAAACTAGTTGATGGGCGGGACAAGACAAAGATTCTCAGTAACTGTGGCCGTCTCAAAGGGACCCCTTTCAGTATTTCTGAGGATTTTTCGCCTCGTGTTCAGCTATTAAGAAAAAGGTTGTGGGAATGCACAAAGCAAAACAGGAACAATCACGACAAAGTGGTTTTAACTTACGACAAGGTAAGAATTAACGGCAAGCTGCACAGGTGGGACGATACACTCAATAAGGCAGTCCCTGTGAGTGACAAGTGA